In Trifolium pratense cultivar HEN17-A07 linkage group LG7, ARS_RC_1.1, whole genome shotgun sequence, a genomic segment contains:
- the LOC123894262 gene encoding dnaJ homolog 1, mitochondrial-like codes for MKKKEDSDDPKIWGAVLFGLIGATAATLVFGQVRKTVEWFSLQVSRSQAWKGKSGSSYRTAFQEEAWRKHNKRMQEEYEEEMERVERIRRMQNVFNRERNKHKRGYESWREQNGTGQYHQHFEREDWYWKTDASYRDRRTNYRETPRESGNYALSHHYSVLGLDRFRKAPYSDAEIKSAFRTKAKEYHPDQNQDNKDVAEAKFKEVMSSFEAIKEERKNHNQ; via the exons atgaagaagaaagaGGATTCCGATGACCCTAAAATTTGGGGTGCTGTTCTCTTCGGCTTAATTGGCGCCACCGCCGCTACTCTCGTC TTTGGTCAGGTGCGAAAAACTGTTGAATGGTTCTCTCTTCAG GTAAGTAGGTCTCAAGCATGGAAAGGAAAAAGTGGTAGTTCTTATAGAACAGCTTTTCAGGAAGAGGCGTGGAGAAAGCATAATAAGCGAATGCAAGAGGAGTATGAGGAGGAAATGGAAAGAGTG GAACGAATAAGGCGTATGCAAAACGTGTTTAACAGAGAAAGAAATAAACACAAAAGAGGCTATGAAAGCTGGAGGGAACAAAATGGTACGGGCCAATATCATCAACATTTCGAAAGAGAAGAttggtattggaagactgatgcTTCATACAGAGATAGGAGGACTAATTATCGAGAAACTCCAAGAGAGAGTGGAAACTATGCATTATCACATCACTACTCAGTTTTGGGTCTTGACAG GTTTAGGAAAGCACCATATTCAGATGCTGAGATTAAG TCAGCATTTAGGACAAAGGCAAAAGAGTATCATCCTGATCAGAACCAGGATAATAAAG ACGTTGCTGAAGCTAAGTTCAAAGAAGTGATGTCTTCATTCGAGGCCATAAAAGAGGAAAGGAAGAACCACAATCAGTAA
- the LOC123894256 gene encoding squalene monooxygenase SE1-like, whose amino-acid sequence MVDSYALEFIITSVITIFALYNFILSRKNRSEAATTSNTTENITTATGECRSFNPNGDVDIIIVGAGVAGSALAYTLGKDGRRVLVIERDLNEPDRIVGELLQPGGYLKLIELGLEDCVEKIDAQKVFGYALFKDGKHTRLSYPLEKFHSDIAGRSFHNGRFIQRMREKASSLPNVRLEQGTVTSLLEEQGIIKGVQYKTKDAQELSACAPLTIVCDGCFSNLRRSLCNPKVEVPSCFVGLVLENCELPCANHGHVILGDPSPVLFYPISSTEVRCLVDVPGQKVPSIANGEMAMYLKTVVAPQVPPEIHDAFIAAVDKGNIRTMPNRSMPAAPYPTPGALLMGDAFNMRHPLTGGGMTVALSDIVVLRNLLKPLRDLNDAPSLCKYLESFYTLRKPVASTINTLAGALYKVFCASPDPARKEMRQACFDYLSLGGLFSEGPVSLLSGLNPRPLSLVLHFFSVAIYGVGRLLLPFPSPKRIWIGVRLIASASGIILPIIKAEGVRQMFFPATVPAYYRTPPAA is encoded by the exons ATGGTGGACTCTTACGCGCTCGAATTCATAATAACCTCCGTTATCACCATCTTCGCACTCTACAATTTCATTCTCTCTCGTAAGAATCGTTCTGAAGCAGCAACCACTTCAAACACAACCGAGAACATTACAACCGCCACCGGTGAATGTAGATCTTTTAATCCTAACGGAGACGTTGATATCATCATTGTTGGTGCCGGTGTTGCTGGCTCCGCTCTCGCTTACACTCTCGGCAAG GATGGACGTCGAGTACTTGTTATTGAACGTGATTTGAATGAACCGGACCGAATTGTTGGAGAGTTGCTACAGCCTGGAGGCTATCTCAAATTGATTGAGCTGGGTCTTGAAG ATTGTGTGGAGAAAATTGATGCTCAGAAAGTGTTTGGATATGCTCTTTTCAAGGATGGGAAACACACACGACTCTCTTATCCCTTGGAAAAGTTTCACTCAGATATCGCTGGCAGAAGCTTTCACAATGGGCGTTTTATTCAGAGGATGAGAGAGAAGGCTTCCTCCCTTCCCAA TGTACGATTGGAGCAAGGAACTGTCACTTCCCTGCTTGAAGAACAAGGTATAATTAAAGGTGTACAGTACAAAACGAAAGATGCTCAGGAATTATCAGCATGTGCACCTCTTACCATTGTTTGTGATGGCTGTTTCTCCAACTTGCGCCGTTCTCTTTGTAATCCTAAG GTAGAGGTTCCCTCTTGTTTTGTTGGCTTAGTTTTGGAAAATTGTGAACTTCCATGTGCAAATCATGGTCACGTCATACTAGGAGATCCTTCACCGGTTCTGTTCTATCCCATAAGTAGTACAGAAGTTCGCTGTCTGGTTGATGTTCCTGGTCAGAAGGTTCCATCTATCGCCAATGGTGAAATGGCAATGTATTTGAAGACAGTGGTGGCTCCACAG GTTCCCCCTGAGATTCATGATGCTTTCATAGCTGCCGTGGACAAGGGTAACATAAGGACAATGCCTAACAGAAGCATGCCAGCTGCTCCTTATCCTACTCCAGGAGCCCTTTTGATGGGAGATGCATTCAACATGCGCCATCCCCTAACCGGTGGCGGGATGACTGTGGCATTATCTGATATAGTAGTGCTGCGAAATCTCCTCAAGCCTTTGCGTGACCTGAATGATGCACCTAGCCTTTGCAAATACCTTGAATCCTTCTATACCTTGCGTAAG CCAGTAGCATCCACCATAAATACGTTGGCAGGAGCACTTTACAAGGTTTTTTGCGCATCACCTGATCCAGCCAGGAAAGAAATGCGCCAAGCTTGCTTTGATTATCTGAGTCTTGGGGGTTTATTCTCAGAAGGACCAGTCTCTTTGCTTTCAGGATTAAATCCTCGCCCCTTGAGTTTGGTTCTTCATTTCTTCTCCGTCGCAATATATGGTGTTGGACGTTTATTGTTACCATTTCCTTCCCCTAAACGCATATGGATTGGAGTCCGATTAATTGCT AGTGCATCAGGAATCATCTTGCCCATAATTAAGGCAGAAGGAGTACGTCAAATGTTCTTCCCTGCAACTGTTCCAGCTTATTACAGAACTCCTCCGGCTGCATAA